The proteins below are encoded in one region of Engraulis encrasicolus isolate BLACKSEA-1 chromosome 1, IST_EnEncr_1.0, whole genome shotgun sequence:
- the LOC134455563 gene encoding NLR family CARD domain-containing protein 3-like, with protein MEEEGNMASASNKGHYRDQLTRVRPELIKRITGVVLKGLLDKLQAHSPPVINNEEAKEIQQRSSVEQDQVRSLVDVVDKKGNKACEMLLSHLRELDNYLYQDLGLVSPTEKGRDAMEMSSLKQTVQSIFREKFVLISQELETGKKQKLQDIFTDLCIIEGPRGINDEHELSAMCARLDETRTTSANIKTVKLSDIFSDHYVTGQPVKKVLTLGIAGAGKTFAVQKFVLDWAEGTQNQNIHLIFVLPFRELNMHTDKEYSLFDLLKNFYPDCKALTKAFANKNNLVLFVLDGLDESRMQLFQTSISDPTKKASIAELITSLIKGDLLSSALVWVTSRPAAANKKLQDLFDLVTEIQGFSECQREEYFERVIPGKAEEIIAHLKSKRSLFIMCHIPVFCHIAAVVLGGDQGESCLSSKKKALSRKELEQHQGMPKTLTEMYARYCVLQIRRMNEKYFKEDEMCAEDKGALLIKLGKLAFKYLEKDTLIFYKKDLLECEIEVESGALQAGLCTQIFKKENAECGESMFSFVHLSVQEFLAALYMVHMHATGHTNLFITTGMQKFKWCFSKSRFNLYKVCLKKALLSQNGHLDLFVRFLVGLAPLLEPEIKYPLDAILPHLSKDVKDMSITKTVDYIKKQINKTSSPERIINLFHCLNELGDNSMVEEIERYMSSSVEKNLTPVQCSALAYLLIMSAEVLEEFDLKKYLKSDEGLHRMLPVVCISQRVQLNQCHLSKASCEMLASTLQGLHSHLHELEMSHNELQDKGVELLCEGLRVPQCRLGTLRLSGCLISESGCRCLATALTSNPSHLKRLDLSYNHPGESGLKLLSARLEDPHCQLEILNTDNCGQVRLKPGLRKYACDVTLDPNTANRLLYLSEGNRKVTFVDEEQPYPDHPDIFESEYQVLCREGLSGHCYWEAEWSGCGPDIAVAYKSTKRKGLGDDVIMGQNAKSWSLDCSTDSYSAWHNNKRTEIPAPSSHSRRVGVYLDWPAGTLSFYSVSSDTLTHLHTFHSTFTEPLYPGFYVGLGSSVSLCQIK; from the exons ATGGAGGAAGAAGGGAACATGGCCTCTGCATCAAACAAAG GTCATTATCGAGATCAGCTGACAAGAGTTCGTCCTGAGCTCATCAAGAGAATAACAGGAGTTGTTCTCAAAGGTCTCTTGGATAAACTTCAAGCTCACAGCCCTCCTGTGATAAATAATGAAGAAGCAAAGGAGATCCAGCAGAGATCCAGTGTGGAACAGGACCAAGTCAGGTCCCTGGTTGATGTGGTGGATAAGAAGGGAAACAAAGCATGTGAAATGTTGCTGTCCCACCTTAGAGAACTGGACAACTACCTCTACCAAGATCTTGGCCT AGTTTCACCCActgagaaaggaagagatg CGATGGAGATGTCTTCACTGAAACAAACTGTTCAGTCCATCTTCAGAGAGAAGTTTGTCCTCATATCCCAAGAACTGGAAACAGGGAAGAAACAAAAACTGCAGGACATCTTCACTGACCTTTGTATCATAGAAGGTCCCAGAGGCATCAATGATGAACACGAATTGTCTGCAATGTGTGCAAGACTGGATGAGACCAGGACCACCTCTGCGAACATCAAGACAGTGAAGTTGTCCGATATATTTTCTGACCACTATGTCACAGGACAACCTGTCAAAAAGGTCTTGACCCTGGGAATAGCAGGAGCGGGGAAAACATTTGCAGTGCAAAAGTTTGTCTTGGACTGGGCAGAAGGAACACAAAATCAAAATATACACCTGATTTTTGTGCTTCCATTTAGAGAGTTGAATATGCACACTGACAAAGAGTACAGCCTTTTTGACCTTCTGAAGAATTTCTACCCTGATTGTAAAGCGCTGACCAAAGCCTTTGCAAACAAAAATAATTTAGTTCTTTTTGTCTTGGATGGTCTGGACGAGAGCAGGATGCAACTCTTCCAAACTTCCATCAGTGACCCAACAAAAAAAGCCTCAATTGCAGAGCTTATCACAAGCCTGATCAAAGGTGACCTGCTATCATCTGCACTTGTCTGGGTGACATCAAGACCTGCAGCTGCCAATAAAAAACTACAAGATCTTTTCGACCTTGTGACAGAAATTCAAGGTTTCAGTGAATGCCAAAGAGAGGAGTATTTTGAAAGGGTCATCCCAGGGAAAGCTGAAGAAATCATAGCACACCTGAAATCCAAAAGAAGCCTCTTCAtaatgtgccacattccagtcttctgtCATATAGCAGCGGTTGTGCTTGGTGGGGATCAAGGGGAGTCATGCCTCTCCAGCAAGAAGAAAGCTCTGAGCAGGAAAGAGCTAGAACAGCATCAGGGGATGCCTAAAACCTTAACAGAAATGTACGCTCGCTACTGTGTTCTTCAGATCAGAAGAATGAATGAGAAGTACTTCAAAGAAGACGAGATGTGTGCGGAGGACAAAGGGGCCCTCCTCATTAAACTTGGCAAACTGGCATTCAAATATTTGGAGAAAGACACTCTAATATTTTACAAGAAGGACCTGCTTGAATGTGAAATCGAAGTGGAATCGGGAGCTTTGCAGGCAGGACTTTGTACGCAGATCTTCAAAAAGGAAAACGCTGAATGTGGAGAAAGCATGTTCAGTTTTGTGCACTTGAGTGTACAGGAGTTCCTGGCAGCTCTATACATGGTCCACATGCATGCTACTGGCCACACTAACCTCTTCATCACTACTGGCATGCAGAAGTTCAAGTGGTGCTTCAGCAAGTCAAGATTCAACCTCTACAAGGTCTGTCTAAAAAAGGCATTACTGAGTCAGAATGGACATTTGGATCTTTTTGTGCGCTTCCTCGTTGGATTGGCTCCGTTGTTGGAACCAGAAATCAAGTATCCCCTGGATGCAATACTTCCACATCTGTCAAAGGATGTCAAGGACATGAGCATCACCAAAACAGTTGATTACATCAAGAAGCAGATCAACAAGACAAGCTCACCAGAAAGGATCATTAACCTGTTCCATTGCTTGAATGAGCTTGGGGACAACTCAATGGTTGAAGAGATTGAAAG ATACATGAGCTCATCAGTTGAGAAGAACCTGACACCAGTCCAGTGCTCTGCTCTAGCTTATCTGCTGATCATGTCAGCTGAAGTCCTGGAAGAGTTTGACCTGAAGAAATACCTCAAATCAGATGAAGGGCTGCACAGAATGCTTCCAGTTGTTTGCATTTCCCAAAGAGTTCA GCTTAATCAGTGTCATCTCTCCAAAGCAAGTTGTGAAATGTTGGCCTCTACTCTTCAAGGGCTGCATTCCCATCTGCACGAATTGGAAATGAGTCACAATGAGCTCCAGGACAAAGGAGTGGAGCTGCTCTGTGAGGGACTGAGAGTACCGCAATGCAGGCTGGGGACTCTGAG GCTCTCTGGTTGTTTGATATCAGAGAGTGGTTGCAGATGTTTGGCCACAGCCCTAACTTCAAACCCCTCCCACCTGAAAAGGCTGGATCTGAGCTACAACCATCCAGGAGAATCAGGATTGAAGCTTTTATCTGCAAGACTAGAGGATCCGCACTGCCAACTGGAGATACTTAA TACAGATAACTGTGGACAAGTCAGACTGAAACCAGGTCTACGCAAAT ATGCCTGTGATGTCACACTTGACCCAAACACAGCAAACAGACTTCTGTATCTCTCTGAGGGGAACAGAAAGGTTACATTTGTGGATGAAGAGCAGCCGTATCCTGACCACCCAGACATATTTGAATCTGAGTATCAGGTGTTGTGTAGAGAGGGCCTGTCTGGACACTGCTACTGGGAGGCTGAGTGGAGTGGGTGTGGGCCTGATATAGCTGTGGCCTATAAAAGCACCAAGAGGAAAGGGTTgggtgatgatgtcataatgggaCAGAATGCCAAGTCCTGGTCACTCGACTGCTCTACTGACAGTTACTCTGCATGGCACAATAATAAACGCACTGAGATACCTGCCCCCTCCTCCCACTCCAGAAGAGTAGGAGTCTACCTGGACTGGCCAGCCGGCACTCTGTCCTTCTACAGCGTCTCCtctgacacactcacccacctgcACACGTTCCACTCCACATTCACAGAGCCCCTCTATCCTGGGTTTTATGTTGGTTTGGGTTCCTCAGTGTCCCTGTGCCAGATCAAATGA